One genomic segment of Borrelia coriaceae includes these proteins:
- a CDS encoding iron-sulfur cluster assembly scaffold protein, with amino-acid sequence MFSEETKKELIKLSKIKKYYFKADNNQNTVYHQSKCGDKITFQINENIERIRLKYNAYGCIVFLSSAYVLTKICDNKPKKTILDIITKITNNKFKNLEEINQSLKNFENFLYTNRKDCFILPYKALKEILDTIK; translated from the coding sequence ATGTTTTCAGAGGAGACAAAAAAGGAACTAATAAAACTTAGCAAAATAAAAAAGTATTATTTTAAAGCAGATAACAATCAAAATACAGTATATCACCAGTCTAAGTGCGGTGACAAAATAACATTCCAAATCAATGAAAACATCGAAAGAATTAGATTAAAATATAACGCATATGGATGCATAGTTTTTCTATCAAGTGCTTATGTCTTAACCAAAATATGTGATAATAAACCTAAGAAAACAATACTAGACATCATAACAAAAATAACCAATAACAAGTTTAAAAACTTAGAAGAAATTAACCAAAGTCTTAAGAATTTTGAAAACTTCTTATATACAAATAGAAAAGATTGCTTCATTTTACCATACAAAGCTCTAAAAGAGATCTTAGATACCATTAAATAA
- the ftsY gene encoding signal recognition particle-docking protein FtsY produces the protein MGIFTKIKNLFKNKEKTQIFENLEDILLEADIKNDIVIEIIEHIKKIKVKDEEYTLSKLKDFLRSYINQQSLNLENKKLNILLIIGVNGVGKTSSIIKLANKFKNEGKNVLIAAADTFRAAAIEQIKIQSEKIGIKVISQNQGSDAAAVIFDSISSAKSKNYDILIIDTAGRLQNKENLIKELKKMDNVIKKQMVEINVNYKKILVIDSISGKNINNQTEIFNKAIEIDGIIATKFDSSSRAGGIINISKIFKKPIYFFTFGEQVEHIKEFNTDNYLNKLL, from the coding sequence TTGGGTATTTTTACAAAGATAAAAAATTTATTTAAAAACAAAGAAAAAACACAAATATTTGAAAATTTAGAAGATATTCTCTTAGAAGCAGATATTAAAAATGATATAGTAATCGAAATAATCGAACATATAAAAAAAATCAAAGTTAAAGATGAAGAATACACACTCTCAAAACTAAAAGACTTCCTGAGAAGTTACATAAACCAACAATCCCTTAACTTAGAAAATAAAAAATTAAATATCTTATTGATAATTGGAGTAAACGGAGTTGGCAAAACTTCAAGCATCATCAAGCTTGCAAATAAATTTAAAAATGAAGGTAAAAATGTATTAATAGCTGCAGCAGACACATTCAGAGCAGCAGCAATTGAACAAATTAAAATACAAAGCGAAAAAATTGGAATTAAAGTCATATCTCAAAATCAAGGAAGCGATGCAGCAGCAGTAATATTTGACAGTATTTCAAGCGCAAAAAGTAAAAATTACGATATATTAATAATTGACACAGCAGGAAGACTTCAAAACAAAGAAAATCTAATCAAAGAACTCAAAAAAATGGATAATGTAATCAAAAAGCAAATGGTCGAAATAAATGTTAACTACAAAAAGATACTAGTAATAGACTCTATTTCTGGGAAAAATATAAACAATCAAACAGAAATATTTAACAAAGCAATAGAAATTGACGGAATAATAGCTACAAAATTTGACTCATCATCTAGAGCAGGCGGAATAATAAACATATCTAAGATATTTAAAAAACCAATATACTTTTTTACATTCGGAGAACAAGTGGAACATATTAAAGAATTTAACACTGATAACTACTTAAATAAGTTACTATGA
- a CDS encoding ABC transporter permease: MMRPNIKELTKIAYIIFINSKNKKALIGSGISLSLVMIPLIIVYYMSNNIMNSTIEQYIENEGFSVQIEHNEVQNDTYLRSKLERLKKEYQNDALRYFFERRTYGIIGNNKKQGILIRAVEKKFIDENRHIKLIDGKKSLNKNEILISKHIKDKLNLNIDESIYIVVPNNKNQKIFPRVKKFNISGIIETGIRELDKNLVLISLQDSNIMSENFSKSIIGISIRHNTKEKTDNLKKNIEKEFQKYKIKTFYELYLNKYTNLDISKKLLIFIMAFIVIFASINISSSLCMLILENKKKIAIFKSIGMNNASLKLIFILIAFVLSSISCIIGIIIGNYITIHIEQLINIIDIIINTILKIFGADNTEILNSEYYIFEFNIQINNTFNLIILLSYTLISIATTLLPLNIISKFKEKELL; this comes from the coding sequence ATGATGCGCCCAAACATTAAAGAACTAACAAAAATAGCATACATAATATTTATAAACTCAAAAAATAAAAAAGCCCTAATTGGTTCTGGCATATCCTTAAGTTTAGTAATGATCCCTTTAATTATTGTTTACTATATGTCAAACAACATAATGAACTCCACAATAGAGCAATACATTGAAAATGAAGGATTTTCAGTACAAATTGAACATAATGAAGTTCAAAACGATACATATCTTAGATCTAAACTAGAGAGATTAAAAAAAGAATACCAAAATGATGCACTAAGATATTTTTTTGAAAGGAGAACCTACGGAATAATCGGCAATAACAAGAAACAAGGTATATTAATAAGAGCAGTAGAGAAGAAATTTATTGATGAGAATAGGCATATAAAATTAATAGATGGCAAGAAAAGCCTTAACAAAAATGAAATACTGATATCAAAACACATCAAAGACAAACTTAACTTAAACATTGACGAATCCATCTACATAGTAGTACCCAATAATAAAAATCAAAAGATATTTCCAAGAGTAAAAAAATTTAATATATCTGGAATAATTGAAACGGGAATAAGAGAACTTGATAAAAATTTGGTTCTCATTTCACTACAAGATTCAAACATAATGTCAGAAAACTTTTCTAAAAGTATAATTGGCATTTCTATTAGACACAATACCAAAGAAAAAACTGATAATCTAAAAAAAAATATTGAAAAAGAATTTCAAAAATATAAGATAAAAACATTTTACGAACTTTATTTAAACAAATATACAAATTTAGATATCAGCAAAAAACTCTTAATATTTATTATGGCATTTATTGTAATCTTTGCAAGTATCAATATATCCTCATCTCTTTGTATGTTAATACTTGAAAATAAAAAGAAGATAGCAATATTTAAATCAATTGGCATGAATAATGCAAGTCTCAAACTAATATTTATACTAATAGCATTTGTTCTAAGCTCAATATCATGCATAATAGGCATAATCATTGGAAATTACATAACCATTCACATAGAACAGTTAATTAATATAATAGATATTATTATTAATACAATCTTAAAAATATTTGGAGCTGATAATACAGAAATTTTAAACTCTGAATATTATATATTTGAATTTAACATTCAAATAAACAACACATTCAACCTAATTATTCTTTTATCCTACACACTAATTAGTATTGCAACAACACTGCTCCCTCTAAATATTATCTCAAAGTTTAAAGAAAAAGAACTCTTATAG
- a CDS encoding YifB family Mg chelatase-like AAA ATPase produces MKIYSHSSIGYEGELIEIEIDIRKGIPGIDIVGLAGSEIKESRERVKSAIKNSEFTFPNDRILINLAPAGIKKIGTAIDLSIATSIINKKENQNNNLEVLILGELQLDGKIRAIKGVLPAISLAKERGIKCIIIPFDNLEESLLIEDLNIWGVKTLKEALEIVNHLNNNIFPSKPMITFKTKDNEEKFEYDFKNIKGQHRIKRALEISVAGGHNIMIFGPPGSGKTLSIKCVQSILPPLTNKEIIETNRIWSVAGKLIDTKIIRQRPFRQPHHTASKEGIIGGGSNAFPGEVSLAHNGILFLDEALEFQKSILQSLREPIEDKVISIVRTSAKSFKYPANFQLMIATNPCPCGNLGKKDIECFCSQQEVSNYWKKLGAAMLDRIDIRVPVKPVDNAKLFQEDNESSSEIRERIIKARNIQSKRYENIDNIYKNSDLKPEHIAIFCELDKILREEMIYILNQLNISSRATHSILKIARTITDLKGENHVSRESLLEAIEHRKHGEKLLEE; encoded by the coding sequence ATGAAAATATACTCTCACTCATCAATAGGATATGAAGGGGAACTAATTGAGATTGAAATAGATATTAGAAAAGGAATACCAGGCATTGATATTGTTGGATTAGCTGGAAGTGAAATCAAAGAATCACGTGAAAGAGTAAAATCAGCTATTAAAAATTCAGAATTTACTTTTCCAAACGACAGGATATTAATAAATCTAGCTCCAGCTGGAATCAAAAAAATCGGAACAGCGATTGATCTCTCAATCGCAACAAGCATTATAAATAAAAAAGAAAATCAAAATAATAATTTAGAAGTTTTAATATTAGGAGAATTACAACTAGACGGAAAAATAAGAGCAATTAAAGGAGTATTGCCCGCAATTTCACTTGCAAAAGAAAGAGGCATTAAATGCATAATAATACCTTTTGACAATTTAGAAGAATCCCTTTTAATAGAAGATTTAAACATTTGGGGCGTAAAAACGTTAAAAGAAGCTTTAGAAATAGTAAACCACCTGAATAATAATATATTTCCATCAAAACCCATGATTACATTTAAAACAAAAGACAATGAAGAAAAATTTGAATATGACTTCAAAAATATCAAAGGTCAACACAGAATAAAAAGAGCTCTTGAAATATCAGTTGCAGGGGGGCATAACATTATGATATTTGGACCTCCTGGAAGTGGAAAAACCCTAAGCATTAAATGTGTACAGTCAATCTTACCTCCACTTACAAACAAAGAAATCATTGAAACGAACAGAATTTGGTCAGTAGCGGGTAAATTAATAGACACAAAAATAATAAGACAAAGACCATTTAGACAACCTCATCACACTGCAAGCAAAGAAGGCATTATTGGAGGAGGCTCTAATGCATTCCCTGGCGAAGTATCACTTGCCCATAATGGAATTTTATTCTTAGACGAAGCATTAGAATTTCAAAAATCAATATTACAATCACTTCGAGAACCAATAGAAGATAAGGTAATCTCAATAGTAAGAACAAGTGCAAAATCATTCAAATATCCTGCAAATTTTCAGTTAATGATTGCTACAAACCCTTGTCCTTGTGGCAATCTTGGAAAAAAAGATATAGAATGTTTTTGCTCACAACAAGAGGTATCAAACTACTGGAAAAAACTTGGAGCAGCAATGCTTGATAGAATTGATATTAGAGTGCCAGTTAAACCAGTAGACAATGCAAAATTATTCCAAGAAGATAATGAAAGCTCAAGTGAAATAAGAGAGAGAATCATAAAGGCAAGGAATATACAAAGTAAAAGATATGAAAATATTGATAACATTTACAAAAATTCTGACCTTAAACCAGAACATATTGCTATATTTTGCGAATTAGATAAAATACTAAGAGAAGAAATGATTTATATACTAAACCAACTTAATATATCATCAAGAGCAACTCATTCAATCTTAAAAATAGCAAGAACAATTACAGATTTAAAAGGAGAAAACCATGTTTCCAGAGAATCATTATTAGAAGCAATCGAACATAGAAAGCACGGAGAAAAATTACTAGAAGAATAA
- a CDS encoding ABC transporter ATP-binding protein, with translation MKNILCIKAIHKTYTKNKTKIKVLENLSLNIKDGDFISIQGKSGCGKSTLFNIISGIDKMDSGDIISCGISLKDANEKTLSLYKNKKIGLVFQNHNLIDEFNVFENIILPKIIEGEDSLELINRKAFRLMKILEINTRAEHYPSELSGGEAQRAAIARALINEPNIILCDEPTGNLDIITAKTVESLLIDTAKTLRKTLILVSHNPEFSNKADTKYELKDKTLKRI, from the coding sequence ATGAAAAATATACTATGTATCAAAGCAATACATAAAACATACACTAAAAACAAAACAAAAATAAAAGTACTAGAAAATTTGAGTTTAAACATAAAAGATGGGGACTTTATTTCAATTCAAGGCAAAAGTGGATGTGGAAAATCAACACTTTTTAACATAATATCAGGAATTGATAAAATGGATTCAGGAGATATAATCTCATGTGGAATATCTTTAAAAGATGCAAACGAGAAAACTCTAAGCCTATATAAAAATAAAAAAATAGGTCTTGTATTTCAAAATCATAATTTGATTGATGAGTTTAATGTATTTGAAAATATTATTCTACCTAAAATCATAGAAGGAGAAGATAGCTTAGAGCTAATTAATAGAAAAGCTTTTCGATTAATGAAAATATTAGAAATAAACACAAGAGCAGAACATTACCCTTCCGAACTCTCAGGAGGAGAAGCACAAAGAGCAGCTATTGCAAGAGCTTTAATAAATGAACCTAATATAATCTTATGCGACGAACCTACTGGTAACCTAGATATTATCACTGCAAAAACGGTAGAATCTCTATTAATAGACACAGCTAAAACATTACGCAAAACTCTAATTTTAGTCAGTCACAATCCAGAATTTTCAAATAAAGCAGATACAAAATATGAACTAAAAGACAAAACACTAAAGAGAATATGA
- a CDS encoding cysteine desulfurase, with protein sequence MDLNLIKDKNEKIKMLRKDFPILNQTINNKKIIYFDNASTSQKPQSVISSIAEYYTQYNANVHRSGHRLAIQASLKIEKTRELVKKFINAESYKNIIFNSGTTDGTNTVANSLLFSKLLKENDEIITTTLEHNSNLLPWINIAKYLNLKIKLAKFNEMGIIQPEKIKNLITNKTKIITISGINNILGTIQDLETIGKLARDNNIILFIDAAQMAPHMNIDVKKIDCDFLVFSGHKMFAPTGIGVLYISDKIIDNLNSSKLGGNTIEDIYIKNGDINFKTLESPNKFEPGTPNIAGIIGLGKAIEYINNISMEFIQEHDRELTEYCVAKLKEIDEVEFILSKNIKRKSIISFTIKDIHSHDIETYLDTMGIAIRAGKTCAYLAFLSEDIKKDHLLRISFYLYNTKEEIDTFISCLKQTIKAFY encoded by the coding sequence ATGGATCTTAACCTTATAAAAGACAAAAACGAAAAAATCAAAATGCTCAGGAAAGACTTCCCTATTCTCAATCAAACTATTAATAATAAAAAAATCATTTATTTTGATAATGCCTCAACCTCTCAAAAACCACAAAGTGTAATTTCATCTATAGCCGAATACTATACACAATACAATGCAAATGTTCACAGAAGCGGACATAGGCTTGCAATACAAGCAAGCTTAAAAATAGAAAAAACAAGAGAACTTGTAAAAAAATTTATCAATGCAGAGTCTTATAAAAACATAATATTTAATTCTGGAACTACAGATGGAACAAATACAGTAGCAAATTCACTGCTCTTTTCAAAACTTTTAAAAGAAAATGATGAGATCATTACAACAACACTCGAACACAACAGTAACTTGCTTCCTTGGATAAATATTGCCAAATATTTAAACTTAAAAATTAAACTTGCAAAATTTAACGAAATGGGAATTATCCAACCGGAAAAAATAAAAAATTTAATTACAAATAAAACAAAAATTATTACCATATCTGGCATAAACAATATATTAGGAACTATTCAGGATTTAGAAACAATTGGCAAACTTGCCAGAGATAATAATATTATCCTGTTCATAGATGCAGCTCAAATGGCACCACATATGAATATAGATGTAAAAAAAATAGACTGTGATTTTTTAGTATTTTCAGGACACAAAATGTTTGCTCCAACAGGAATTGGTGTTCTATATATATCAGATAAAATTATAGATAATCTCAACAGTTCCAAACTAGGAGGCAACACTATAGAAGATATTTACATAAAAAATGGAGATATTAACTTTAAAACTCTTGAATCTCCAAATAAATTTGAACCGGGAACACCAAATATTGCAGGAATCATTGGTCTTGGCAAAGCAATAGAATATATTAATAATATTTCAATGGAATTTATTCAAGAACATGACAGAGAACTGACTGAATATTGTGTTGCAAAGTTAAAAGAAATTGATGAGGTTGAATTCATTCTAAGCAAAAATATCAAACGAAAATCAATAATATCATTTACAATAAAAGATATTCACTCACACGACATCGAGACATATCTTGATACAATGGGAATCGCAATTAGAGCTGGAAAAACTTGTGCTTACCTTGCATTCCTCTCAGAGGATATTAAGAAAGACCATCTACTAAGAATAAGTTTTTACTTATATAATACAAAAGAAGAAATTGACACTTTCATATCTTGCCTAAAGCAAACGATAAAAGCATTTTATTAA
- the prfB gene encoding peptide chain release factor 2 (programmed frameshift) — MREKINELLEQIENVWRKLFDSDKIKAQLKEYEKQINDNNFWNDNKKAQEILQNHNILKDKIEPWENLISKLQDLRELYEIAESEKDIALIDNDINKLKEQYKHLLTLSYFKEDIDIYSAFLTIHSGAGGTEACDWVNMLYRIYLRYSERRGYKTELIDLLEAEGGIKSVTIEIKGEYAYGLLKSEIGIHRLVRISPFDAAKKRHTSFASVFIDPVIDDKIEIIIKPEDIRIDTYRASGAGGQHVNKTSSAVRITHLQTGIVTQSQTDRSQHRNKELAMKVLKSKLYKYYKALEQQKNKSKQEEKKDISWGNQIRSYIFQPYTLVKDHRTKFENPNIISVMDGNIDNFIEEYLKWKNLS, encoded by the exons ATGAGAGAAAAAATAAACGAACTTTTAGAACAAATTGAAAATGTCTGGAGGAAGCT CTTTGACAGTGATAAAATCAAAGCTCAACTTAAAGAATACGAAAAACAAATAAATGACAACAATTTCTGGAATGATAATAAAAAAGCACAAGAGATTCTTCAAAATCACAATATTTTAAAAGACAAAATTGAACCTTGGGAAAACTTGATATCCAAACTACAAGACTTAAGAGAACTATACGAAATTGCAGAAAGCGAAAAAGACATAGCATTAATCGACAACGATATTAATAAACTAAAAGAACAGTATAAACATCTCTTAACATTATCTTATTTTAAAGAAGATATTGATATATACAGTGCATTTTTGACAATACACTCAGGAGCAGGTGGAACAGAAGCTTGTGATTGGGTTAACATGTTATACAGAATATATCTAAGATACTCTGAGAGACGTGGATACAAAACAGAACTTATAGACTTACTTGAAGCTGAAGGTGGCATTAAATCTGTGACAATTGAAATAAAAGGAGAATATGCTTATGGACTTTTAAAAAGTGAAATAGGAATACATCGTCTTGTAAGAATCTCTCCTTTTGACGCTGCAAAAAAAAGACATACATCTTTTGCATCTGTTTTTATTGATCCTGTAATTGATGATAAAATTGAAATCATAATTAAACCAGAAGATATTAGAATTGACACATATAGAGCATCAGGAGCAGGTGGACAACATGTTAATAAAACATCATCAGCTGTCAGAATTACTCACCTTCAGACGGGCATAGTAACTCAATCTCAAACCGACAGAAGCCAACATAGAAATAAAGAATTAGCAATGAAAGTATTAAAATCAAAACTTTATAAATACTACAAAGCACTAGAGCAACAAAAAAATAAATCTAAACAAGAGGAGAAAAAAGATATATCTTGGGGCAATCAAATAAGATCTTATATCTTCCAACCTTATACTTTAGTAAAAGATCACAGAACAAAATTTGAAAATCCAAATATTATCTCTGTTATGGATGGGAACATCGATAACTTCATAGAAGAATATCTCAAATGGAAAAATTTAAGTTAA
- a CDS encoding ABC transporter permease yields MGLNKFLLKRLILDEQNSLSLTIVIILSIALGQIIIIITISIMNGFQNDFFTSISTLESGNLKIENKLNDQEINALKEIKEIIQINKIYETQGIGIENYYYPSILNIIALDTKDIIKDKDFILLTGLTQSELQLNDNEIIIGDVLSHNLGLLEGDTIGLILSDEIQNLQTLQNEIKYFKIKAIFKSNYPKINESTVFMNINYFYKKQIIKDSDINYQIKTKNLYPSKRLTNKIKNINPNIQFKPWYEYNKEFYKALKIERNTMLIILTSIFLVIAVNTYYLQTRIIINKSKSIAIILFLGLKSQKIKQIFLLHSTIICILGGIIGLIAGIIISLNINEILNVIDIIINSSINTINYIFKLKLENIEIKIVKNTITPKIFFGDLMFTLFFACLFTICSSLKVTQRIKYTDKINGAS; encoded by the coding sequence ATGGGATTAAATAAGTTTTTACTGAAAAGATTAATCTTAGATGAACAAAATAGCTTATCACTTACAATTGTAATAATCTTAAGCATAGCTCTTGGACAAATTATTATAATTATAACAATATCAATAATGAATGGATTTCAAAATGATTTTTTTACAAGCATATCTACATTAGAAAGTGGAAATTTAAAAATTGAAAACAAATTAAACGATCAAGAGATTAATGCTCTTAAAGAGATTAAAGAAATAATTCAAATAAATAAAATCTACGAAACACAAGGAATTGGAATTGAAAACTATTATTATCCAAGTATCCTAAATATCATCGCACTTGACACAAAAGATATTATAAAAGATAAAGATTTTATACTTTTAACAGGCCTTACACAATCTGAACTCCAACTTAACGACAATGAAATCATAATAGGAGATGTACTCTCACATAACTTAGGTCTATTGGAAGGAGACACAATAGGATTAATATTAAGTGATGAAATACAAAATTTACAAACATTACAAAATGAAATCAAATACTTTAAAATAAAAGCCATTTTTAAAAGTAATTATCCTAAAATAAACGAATCTACAGTATTCATGAACATTAACTACTTTTACAAAAAACAAATCATAAAAGACTCAGATATTAACTATCAAATAAAAACAAAAAACTTATATCCTAGCAAAAGATTAACCAATAAAATAAAAAATATTAATCCAAATATTCAATTTAAGCCCTGGTATGAATATAACAAAGAATTCTATAAAGCTTTAAAAATAGAAAGAAATACAATGTTAATCATCTTAACAAGCATATTCCTTGTAATTGCCGTTAACACATATTACTTACAAACGAGAATAATAATCAATAAGAGCAAATCAATTGCAATAATATTATTCTTAGGCCTTAAATCACAAAAAATTAAGCAAATTTTCTTACTTCACTCAACAATAATCTGCATACTTGGAGGCATTATTGGATTAATTGCAGGTATTATAATATCTTTAAACATCAATGAAATTTTAAATGTAATTGACATTATAATAAACAGCTCTATTAATACTATAAATTATATATTCAAATTAAAACTAGAAAATATAGAAATAAAGATAGTAAAAAATACAATTACACCTAAAATATTCTTCGGTGATTTAATGTTCACGCTATTCTTTGCTTGCCTATTTACAATATGCTCAAGTCTAAAGGTCACACAAAGGATCAAATATACTGATAAAATAAACGGAGCATCATAA